The following is a genomic window from Ethanoligenens harbinense YUAN-3.
GCGTTTGAAAAGCCCGTTACCTTTTTGGTCGGTGAAAACGGCACGGGAAAATCCACATTGCTTGAAGGCATCGCGGCGGCGTATGGCTTTAATCCCGAAGGCGGCACGCGGAATTTCACCTTTTCCACCCGCGCCACCCATTCGGAATTGTACCAATATCTGACCATCGCGCGGCGCGCGCATGCGAAGGATGGCTTTTTTCTGCGCGCCGAGTGCTTTTACAATCTGGCCAGCAACATCGACGATCTGGGGGTAGAGGACAGCTACGGCGGCCGGTCGCTGCACGCGCAGTCGCACGGCGAGAGTTTTCTGGCGCTCATTGAAAACCGCTTCGGCGGAAATGGCGTCTATCTGCTCGACGAGCCGGAGGCGGCGCTCTCGCCCAACCGTCTGATGACGCTGCTGGCGCGCATCCATGACTTAGTGCAAAGGCATTCGCAGTTTCTCATTGCCACCCATTCGCCCATCCTGATGGCGTATCCGGGCGCGGAGGTGCTGGAGCTGACAGCGGACGGCATCCGCGCGGTGAACTATCAAGAAACCGAGCATTACCAGCTCACCCGCCGCTTTCTCGAAAACCCGGAGCGGATGTTTCACTATCTGCTGGAGGAAAATAATGACTGAAAGTAAAACGGCGGGCTCCATGACCCGCCGCGAGCTGATTGAATACTGCCTGACTTATCCAGACGCCTACGAGGACTATCCCTTTGACGAGCGCGCGGACGTTCCGGGCGCGTGGACGGTGATGCGCCATGGGCTGAACCAAAAGAGCTTCGCCTTTGTCTACGAGCGGGATGGGCTGTGTGTCAACCTCAAATGCGAGCCGGAGCAGGCCGACTTTTTCCGAAAAGTCTACGCGGGCGTGACCCCGGCCTACCATATGAATAAGCAGCACTGGAACACCGTCCACTTGAATAGCGATGTGCCGTGGGACGAGCTGCGCGATATGATTGAGCACAGCTACCGCCTGACGATGCCAAAGCGCGGCCAATAGGCGTGCTGCTCACTGCCCCAGTAGCCACGCTTCCCATTCCGGCTCTTTAAAACCGACCAAAACAAACGCTTCCGTCACCAGCAGCGGGCGCTTTACAAGCATACCGTCGGTGGATAACAGGGCAAGCTGTTCGTCCTCACTCATGGAGGGCAGCTTGTCCTTCAGCGTCAGCGCTTTGTAGGCAAGGCCGCTGGTGTTGAAGAAGCGTTTGAGCGGCAGGCCGCTGCGTGTGAAATAATCCCGCAGCTCGGCCTCGGTCGGGTTTTCGACCTTGATATCCCGGACAGTGTAGGCGACACCGTGCTCGTCCAGCCACTTTTGGGCCTTCCGGCAGGTGCTGCAGTTTGGGTAACAAATGAACAGCATGGATTGGCCCTCCCATTATTGCCGCATCAGCCCGATGATCTTCTCAATGGTGTTCCAGTTGCGGGAGGTCAACCGGGCTTTGTACTGCTTTGCGCCCAGCACCTTGCCGCCAAATGCGGAGGATAGCGTTTCTCCTTTAGGCACGATCCAGAACGCGTTGCCCTCCGCCGGGTAAAACTGCTCCTGTTTGCCGTGCGGCGTGGCGGCAAACAACGCGCCCAATTCCACAGGGAGCATGGCATCATCGCAAAGCAGCAGATAAAGGTGGCAGCCCTCCGGCACCGCGAGCGCGCGGGTGGCGTTTTGCAGCTCTTCCAACTCCAAAACGCCGCGCAGGTAAATGGGCGCGTCGTAGCCGAGGGCGGATTTTAGCCCGTTTTCGATCAGCAGCTTCAACTCCTGCGCGGGCTGGTCGGATGCAAACACCACGTTTCCCGTGTTTAGCACCGTACGCGCACCGGAAAAGCCCAACCCGGTGAACGCCGTTTTCAGGGCGTCCATAGGGATTTTGTTGCCGTTTACATTGACGCCGCGCAGAAACGCGGCAAAATATGCGGGCATGGCGCGCTCCCTTTCAATCCTTCCAGTTCCACCACTTGCATTTTGGGGGTTCCGGGTCTGGTGTGGAGGCGAAATAGACCGCGCAGCGGTAAACATAAAGCTGACAGCGGTCGATATGCACGCCCCGTTCCGCGCATTCGCGCGCGTACAGTTCCTCGGGGTCCGCGCCCCGCAGGGAGGCGATGGTGGTGTCGCCCAACCGAATGAGATCCTGCTCGGTCTGTTTCCCCACGCCGGGGATTTTACGCAGCTCGCCCATGTGTTACCCCTTGTTCGCGTGATAAAAGGCGCTCAGCTCCGCTTTTGCACCCGTGCCGAGGTTGTGCCAGCGGATGCCGCGGATAGCCCCCTCCAGCGCCGAAAGGCGCATGATGCAGGCGGAGGGGTCAATAGCCTTGATGCGCAGCCATGCCTCGTGGCTGCCCACGGTTTCCAGTTCCTGCGGCGTGGTGATGCCGACCTGCTCGAGCTGCTTTTCCAGCGTCGGGCCGATATTGACGAGTTTTGCAAGTGTGCCCATGCGCTAAACCTCCCATCCTGTCGATATTTCTATTGTACCATGTCCGCGTGCGTACTGAAAGGCACGCTGCCGATGTGAGACATGATGTCACATTTTTTAGCCGCCAGCCCTGTTTTGAGACATCATGGTATACTTTGTCCGGCAAACCACGGCGTACAACCCCGGCGGGCCCTATTGTGTGACATCATGGTATACGTTATCGGGGAAAGCATCCCGTCAAGCTGAAAAGGCCTTTGAACATCTATTGATGAAAGCGATTGGGAAGGCATCGGTGGGCATGCATTCGTTGCCGCGACAACGCAAGCATTATTGCCGGGGCCTTTGCGTTGCTTTTGCAATAAAAACCAAAATCGGTTACGGTGGGGACAATGCTGCATCAAAAACACAGACATAGAACCCTTGCCGTTTTCCGCGAAATCCGGTAAGCTGAAGGGAAGAACCACAAGGGGGGCTGCCTGTGAATCGAAAAGCGATCCCCAATCTTTTGACCGCCACGCACATGGTTTTGACAGTGGCGCTGCTGCTCCCGACGGTGCCGAGTGCTGCGTTCGCCGTGCTTTATCTCGCCGCCGGGCTGACGGACATGCTCGACGGCTGGCTGGCCCGCCGCCTGCTCGCCGAAAGCGTCTTTGGCGCGAGGTTGGATTCCGCCGCGGACTTCTTCTTTGTCGTTGTGGCGTTGTTCCGCCTGTGGCCAGTGGCGGCACCGGGGACGGCCGTGCTGCTGTGGGTGGGCGCCATCGCGGTTCTGCGTCTGGGCGCGGCGTTGGCCGCAAAAGTCCGGTTTGGCAGGTTCAACTTTTTGCATACCTGCGCCAACAAATACACGGGCCTGCTGCTGTTCTGCTATCCGTTTTCGCTGTTTTTTACGCGGTCGCAGATCGTCTTATACATCCTCTGCGCGGCGGCGACACTTTCCGCAGCGGAGGAACTGCTCGTGGAACTCACCGTCAAACATTGGGACCCGAACCGCGCGGGACTTTTGATAAAAGCGAAGTGAGATTGGTTCGATAAACGGTCAACGGCCACTGTCCAGGCTCTCCGCATCCTTTTTCCGCCTGCGAAACGCGTTGACATTGTAATGGTTGCGGCAGGTGACCGAGCAGAACTCACTGCGGGCGTTTGGATTGTGGTAAACGCTGCCGCAGAATTTGCATGCTTTCAGCGGCGCGGCGGGGTCGGTGACCGCGCGGGCATAGGCGGGGCGCAGCACCACCAGCAGGTTTTGTGGTTTCCAGAGAAGCTGAGGGTTTTCACCAAACGTCAGCTGAAAAGCAAGGCCGTCCGATTCTTCCGTGGTTCCGCGCGCCTAGGCCGCCCGTAGTTTCTCCTGCTTTCCGGCGGGAACGGCATTGCCCCGTGTCGCCAGAAAATGTGCGTAACCTGCCGCCAGCTTCGCCGCAAAGTGGTCGAGCGGCTCGCCGTAGTCGTGGGAGAAAACATCGTGATAAAGCGGGGATGCGCCGCTGTTTTCCGCGCGCCCGTCACTGTAGAACAGCTTTTGCGCTGGCGTGGCTGGCGTGCCAAGCCCCAGCAGGCCGTGCCGTCTTGCAAAATCCAGGCAGGCCCGCTTCGGGCTATCCTCGTTCCAGACACTTCTCCCGGCGTTGAGCGCGTCCACCGCCAGTTCCTCGGGGCGTTCCGCGCAGTTATAGGAAATTGCCCCCGCCGTTTTTGCCGGGCGGAGATATCTCAAGCCGTTCACTTCGACAATCTCATAGTCCGACCAGCGCACCCACGGCGTGTTCAGACTCCGAAACCAATCACTATCTGTCATATCGTAGACCTCCATTTAAAGAACGCAGGCAGCCCGGTGGTTCCTTCGCCGGGCTGCCTGCGTTGTTATGCCGCCCGACGCTTTTCCTGCCTGCTTTTCAGAATTTGCGCTTTGAGCTTTGGATAAATCTAACCTGCTGCGAGCCAGCTGACCATGAACGGCCAGAGTGGCCAGCAGATAACGCCGCACGCTGCCGCAATCTTAGACGTTTTGAAGTGATGTACTACGTTTAAGAAGAGAACTTCCTTTTGCGGGAGGGTTAGGTCCCGGATGACGTTGCTGACCGCTTCGTCGGTCACCAGTTCATGCAGGTCTTTCGCCCGGTGCGAAAAAATCAAGTCG
Proteins encoded in this region:
- a CDS encoding AAA family ATPase, whose translation is MDSNYISSVKLTKPLPEGSYLNNLQAVRHLIHQGGLAFEKPVTFLVGENGTGKSTLLEGIAAAYGFNPEGGTRNFTFSTRATHSELYQYLTIARRAHAKDGFFLRAECFYNLASNIDDLGVEDSYGGRSLHAQSHGESFLALIENRFGGNGVYLLDEPEAALSPNRLMTLLARIHDLVQRHSQFLIATHSPILMAYPGAEVLELTADGIRAVNYQETEHYQLTRRFLENPERMFHYLLEENND
- a CDS encoding MmcQ/YjbR family DNA-binding protein → MTESKTAGSMTRRELIEYCLTYPDAYEDYPFDERADVPGAWTVMRHGLNQKSFAFVYERDGLCVNLKCEPEQADFFRKVYAGVTPAYHMNKQHWNTVHLNSDVPWDELRDMIEHSYRLTMPKRGQ
- a CDS encoding arsenate reductase family protein; protein product: MLFICYPNCSTCRKAQKWLDEHGVAYTVRDIKVENPTEAELRDYFTRSGLPLKRFFNTSGLAYKALTLKDKLPSMSEDEQLALLSTDGMLVKRPLLVTEAFVLVGFKEPEWEAWLLGQ
- a CDS encoding DUF1697 domain-containing protein, which encodes MPAYFAAFLRGVNVNGNKIPMDALKTAFTGLGFSGARTVLNTGNVVFASDQPAQELKLLIENGLKSALGYDAPIYLRGVLELEELQNATRALAVPEGCHLYLLLCDDAMLPVELGALFAATPHGKQEQFYPAEGNAFWIVPKGETLSSAFGGKVLGAKQYKARLTSRNWNTIEKIIGLMRQ
- a CDS encoding helix-hairpin-helix domain-containing protein translates to MGELRKIPGVGKQTEQDLIRLGDTTIASLRGADPEELYARECAERGVHIDRCQLYVYRCAVYFASTPDPEPPKCKWWNWKD
- a CDS encoding TfoX/Sxy family protein, which gives rise to MGTLAKLVNIGPTLEKQLEQVGITTPQELETVGSHEAWLRIKAIDPSACIMRLSALEGAIRGIRWHNLGTGAKAELSAFYHANKG
- a CDS encoding CDP-alcohol phosphatidyltransferase family protein; protein product: MNRKAIPNLLTATHMVLTVALLLPTVPSAAFAVLYLAAGLTDMLDGWLARRLLAESVFGARLDSAADFFFVVVALFRLWPVAAPGTAVLLWVGAIAVLRLGAALAAKVRFGRFNFLHTCANKYTGLLLFCYPFSLFFTRSQIVLYILCAAATLSAAEELLVELTVKHWDPNRAGLLIKAK